The genomic region AACGATCGCGTCGATCTGGCCCTGGCGGTGGAAGCGGACGGCGTGCATTTGGGACAGCAAGACGTTCCCCTGGCGCTGGCGCGCGAACTCCTCGGCCCCCATCGCATTATCGGGCGATCGACGACCAATTCCGAGGAACTGCAGCGCGCGTTACTCGAAGGGGCGGACTATATCGGCGTCGGTCCGGTCTATCAAACGCCGACGAAAGCCGGAAAAACCCCGGCGGGTCTCGATTACGTCCGCTATGCGGCGGAAAATTCACCGATTCCGTGGTTTGCGATTGGCGGAATTGATATGAGCAATCTCAATGAGGTGATTTCCGGGGGAGCGGAACGGGTGGCGGTGGTGCGGGCGATCTGCGATGCGGAACAGCCGACTTTGGTCACTCAGTATTTTTTATCCCAACTCAATCGCATCGATACACTGCGTGCTTACCAACAACGACATTCTCAATCCCATGGCCGATCGAATTACCTTGCAACTTAATGGTGAAAGCCACACCTGTCCGGCAGGTTTGAACGTGCCGCAATGCCTAGAACATCTCGGGTTCAATCCCCGCTTGGTGGCGTTGGAGTACAACGGCGAAATTCTCCACCGTCAGTTTTGGACGACGACGGAAATCCGAGGGGGCGATCGCCTGGAAGTGGTTACGATTGTCGGGGGCGGTTGACGAGGGTTAAAAACAGGTTAGCTTTTGATCTGGGGGCGATCGCCCGTTTTTACCCCCGTTTTTGAGGGAAGTACGGCTATCCCAACTCGATGGGCGATCCCCCTCGGGGGAGAGTGG from Oxynema aestuarii AP17 harbors:
- the thiS gene encoding sulfur carrier protein ThiS, which gives rise to MADRITLQLNGESHTCPAGLNVPQCLEHLGFNPRLVALEYNGEILHRQFWTTTEIRGGDRLEVVTIVGGG